AACCGGTGACAAGGCGTGCTTCTGCACCATCAATAGATTGCACTACAAATGTCTGGACATTTTGCATATCGCCGTTATCAAACGGCATAACCTGCGCAGCGATAACATCCGTTTTTAGTGCCTCCATCGTCATTCCTGCAGGATATTTCACCGCTTGTTCCAGCTTGGCAATTGCTGTGGCATCCAACTCAATCTTGATTCCAAAACTCATCACATCAGCTCCAGCTGCGTAAAATTCACGGTACCGTCGGGATTCCGCGCGCGGCTGCCGCGGAAGATGATGCGGGTAATACCACCGCCGTCGATCAGTGCTTCACCCTCGAGCTTTTCACGCCCGGGGAAAATGTCACCTGGAAAAAGCATAGTGGCCTCCAGTGTTATCAGACGGCGCTCAGCGTCAAGAATCTGCTTCTGTTTCTCGGAATAGTTACACTTTCCTGACCAGACTGCAACCACCTTCGGCCGGCCGTCCTCGTCAATACCGTCGGTGATCCGCACCTCCACCGGTGTATGACATACGGATTCCGGCACCAGCTGCGGCCATTTCACATATACCGCCGCCTTTCCAAGCCCCGGTAGGTCATCCCGGTCTGCCGCAAGAGTGAAATCACCGCGTTTGTGGTAAACACCCCGCTCTGCTGGACTAGGACAGACTTGTCCCACGCCATGGATACGCCATTGATCCCGTAGCTGCTGAGCGGATTGTTCAGCAGGTCTGCATACTCATGGCGGAAATCAGCTTGCTGGGCAACCGCACGCTTTACCAACTCCTGCTGCAGCTCCGTCAGCCCAGTGATCCCGCCAGCGCCGCGGATCCGGTTGAAAGTCAGGGAATCCACGTCGTATTCCGCCAGCAACAAATCATTTTCGGTTGCGGTGCCATCAGAGTTCAGTGCTTTGTATTCCTCCGCCGTAAGATACCGCAGCGCCCCCGCAGCCATTATTTTTTAGGCGAGGCTGTTTCTTTCCCCGCCTTTTCATCCAGCGCGGCCTTCAGGCCCTTGATCTGCTCTTTCAGACTGGCGTTTTCATCTGCCACAGCCGTGAGCGCCTGGATCTGTTTCTCCAGTTCCGCCTTTTCATCCAGCGCGGCCTGATATTTGGCGAAGGGCACCGATTTCCCCGCGCCGGCCTGCAGAATTTTCCCGGTATCGTCCACAATATCAAACCCATCGCGGACATACTGGTCTTTCTGCGTTTCGGTGATGGTATATTCTTTGTTTCCCTTAACTGCTCTCATGCAAATTCCTCCTTTATGCGTGTACGTTCATCGCGACGCCGGCGGCCTTGCGCTCAATCAGGAACAGATCGCCGTAATTGCGGTTCTGGTACAGGTACCCGTCCGCCGTGCGCGAATCCGTGCCAGGGGTAAACAGTTTGATGTAGCTGTATTTGTCACGGCAGATCACCGCTGAAGGGTGCAGCAGAATGAAATTGATCTGCTTTGCATCCGTTGCCGGCACACAGCCGTCGGTAAAATCGTATTTTGTTTTCATGCGCGCGGAGGGAACAGACTTGATTGCGACATCGTCCAAACTGTGAACCTTACGGTTGATGGTGCTGGGCGTGGTGACCGAAAGCGTGCGCTGGATTCCCTCTGCTTCTTTCAGCAGCTTACGCACAGTGGGCGTTGCATACATGATGCGCCCTTCTTCCGGTACGCCGTCCTCGTCCATCGCTTCCATCTGGGCATCAAAGATTTCCAGTAGATTCTGCACAGTCAGTGCGGTGCTGTCGATACTGCCCGAATAGGTGGTCAGCTCGGCGTGCAACTTGGAATAGCGGTACGAATCCTTTTCTGGGATGGACTGCTCCTCCTCAAAGGTGTTCTGAATGTTGGCCACAGACATAACCAGGTTTGTTTCATCGATGTCCATGGGATCAATGAAGAATTCAACATCTCGGTCGTGGGCCAGCTTCTTTGGCTCCCAGTCGTTTGACATGGTGCCGGCATTGAAACCGGGGGTTCGAGTGTGGTCTTTATACCCGCTGAGAGTCATGCGGGGCAGCTTGATCGTCTGTGCATTGATAAACTGCACCCCGGGGTTACTCTTTGTCAAAGCGTCGGAGCAAAGCTCCCTCTCGTATTTCTGTGCCAGCTGCCTGGCGAACATTTCTGCGTAATCGTAAACTGCCATAAAAAATCATCCTTTCATTTTTTGAGATTTCCGAAAATGGAGGACAGCTTATCGTCCTCCTGCGCCGACGTTTCCGTTGTGCCTGCGCCTACACGAAAACCGGCGTTGCCTTGTTTCTTGGGATCCTCTTCTTTTTTCCATTCCGGGTGCCGTTTCAGAATTACCTTCAATGCCTCCGAAACACTGTCCTCGTCGGGATCGTCGCCGTTTTTCTCCACCTCGTGCATGGCGAGCAGTACGGCATCTTCTACTGCAGCGGGAGCAATGCCGCTTTTGATGGCCGCCAGCTGTGCGCGGGCTGCAACCAATTCTTTCTGCGCGTTCTGCAGTTCGGTATTATCCACCGCTGATGGTGCCTGGGGCTGTGTCGCTGACGCAGCAGGAGCAGCGGGGTCCGGTACTGCAGGAACCGCCGCAGGCGGTGCAGCTTGCTGCTTTGACCACTTCTTTTGCTCTCGCTTCAGTCGGCTATTGATCAGCGCGTCCAGCTCTTCCTGCGTTTTAGGCAGGCTTTCGTCTGCAGCAGCAGAATTTCCATCTCCGGCAGCACTGTCACCGTTCTGCGCAGAGGAGGAACCGCCCTTCTTTGCGGGATCATCATCGTCAGCAGCGGGGGCAGCAAATAGCTGGATATTTGGTCTAAGGTATTTACTCATAACAAACAACTCCTTTTAGAGCCTGTCGGCTGTGATTTTCCTTGCAGCTTTTAGCGCCATCAGCATGTTTTGGGCATAAAAATAGAGCCTGTAACGCCAGGCTCCGGAGCGAGATATTTGGATCACCTCCTATAAAAGGGTAAAAAAATACCACCTGCCTATTTGTGACAGACGGTAAGAGTCATATATAAATCTTTTCGCGCCAATAATCGCGGCGCAGCACATCGCTATGCTCAGCGATAAACTCCCGCAGCTCCTTTTGGGCTTCAGACGTTTTGCGCTTGTATTCTTTTGCCTGCGCAGGATCCTGTAAGCCCTCTGACATACGCTTACATTCACGGATTTTGCGTTCCATGGCACGCTGGCGCTGCTCCAGCTCCGAATTCTCGTTGATCTTGGCGGTATCCATCGGATCCGGCAAGCGGCTGATTCCGTCGAACCAGGTCGACACGGTATGACGGCAATTGGGATGGAAGAGCCCGGCCTTCACGGCCACGGAAAGTAACGGATACCAGTTGCCGTTCGAGCTCAGTCCCCTACCGCTTTTGATCTGCCCGGTGAACTCGCCCCACACGTCGTCAATATAAACTCGCCCTTGCCACGGCAGGCAGGTCTTAGAGCAGGCGCCGTACTGGCTGACCAACACCGTATCGATGCCGAGTTCTGCGCGGCGCTTTGCTTCTCCCTGCAGGAAAGAGCGCGTCGCGGCCGTGCGGAGCGCCATCTGTACATAGTCGGCAATATTGACCCGCGCACCATTGCTATATTCGATGCAATTTATGCCCGCTTTCAGGAAATCCTGTACCGCCATATCAATAGCTTGCGGCAGCGTTGTCGCGCCGGCCGCCATGGCCGTAGCCGCCTGTGATATGGTCCGGCGGTACACATCGTCCATCATACGCAGCGCGGCGGTCTGAGCCTTCTTTTCAGCGTCGTGCATATCCTGCATCAGGTTTTCAAGTCGTTTGTCATTGACGCCGAAGAACATGTCTTCTGAGGGCTTTTCCGGCTCCGGCTTTGGTGGGTTCCATGCCCGTTGTGTAACAGGATCCCCACGCTGGCGCCAGGCATCCGGACCGCGACCCGACCACGCCTGCGCCGCAGCTGCGGCTTCTCGGCTGACCCGCTCTTTACCTTCTGCAAACTGCTCGGCCATCAGAGTGCGAGTGTCAGTATCGATTGCATCGGTATATTCCGATACAATCGCCCTATTCTCTTGCCGGAAGCTTTCGATGTTTTTCAGTTTTTCCGCTTGCCATGCAGACCAGCGGAAACCCTCTTCATGCTCCCAGGCTTTATGGCCGGCAAGGTTGCGTTTCAGAGAAGCGACCAGGCGCTGCTCGATCTCAACAAACAGATCGGCAATATCTCTCCAAGAAAGCATTACGCCTCACCACCGGCCTGCAGCTCATCACCAACTTTCGGTGGCTCGTCCACAATTTCAATGCCGCGCAGCTGCTTGATTCTGATCACCTCGGCAGCTTTCCATTTATTATCTTTGCTATTGCCCCACATTTCGTCCACTTGCGTTTCCACGCTCATAGTGCTCGATGTGGCGGCCTTGTTGACGATTTCCACCCGGGAGTCAAAACTAGGCGCGCCATACTCGCCAAACTCAACAGCGGGCTCGTAAGTACCTGGCGTGCGCTTCTGCATCACATCATAGGTCATCAGGATCGCACAGATCAGCTGCGGCAGGGTTTTTTCCAGCACTCCGGTGATGGTGTTGCGGGTGTACCCTGTGACGTCCTTCTTCTCGCGCTGGGCGTCAGCAGAGGACATTTTTCCCACATCAATTCCCAGCGTGGCCGGAGAAACGATTCCTTGCAGACACATATCGAGGGCAGCTGTATACGATGCCAGAAAAGCTTCATATCGGATTTCCGGCTGAATCGTTTCGATTTTACTGACTGCATCCTCGTGGGCGTCGGTTCCAGTCTTAATATACTCACTACCAAAATCGTTAAGCTGCTGCTTTTCCCCGGTTTTAACGTCAGACGGCACCAGGTCTTCCGGGATATACTTTTTTACTCGGCCGGCGCGAATAGCATCCCACCATTGACTGATTACCTCATCCAACGCATCAAAGCTATCCAGCTTGCCCTCATAAATAGCTTTACCTCGACCGGGATATTTGGCGCTCTCAAACACCTTTATAGGTACTGCCATCATAAAAGCTCCATCAAATTGCACAGGCTTCAGATCGGCCAGCTCAGGAGCGCTATTCAGGCCGACCTCGTTTTCTCCATCATAAAGGCGGTAAGAAACAGATCCTTTGCAATACGTTTCACATAGGCGGTAGATCTTGTATTTTCCTGGGTAATCTGTCCAGAAGCGTATGCCCACAACATGACCGTGCTTTTTGATATACTCTACGCGGTCCGCTTCGTAAAATTCCACAATCGGGTTATCAGACGCCTGCGGATCAACAGATATCTTCCACGCTCCATCCCCGGATTTCAGCGCGCCTACAATACCCTTGCCGACGATCTCTTCAAAGTCGAGTTCTTCCTGCAAGCCTTCCCAGATCTCTTTTCCTGTATCACCCTTGAATGTTATGTCATCCATATCTGACTTTACCAAATATGCCAGGGTATCCACCAGAATGGCGGGCAGCCCACTATGAATCTTCCGCAGTTTTAGGTTATTCCCTGGCACAGCCGCCCACCAGCGCGCCGCATTGGTGGGATCCTGCGCGCCAAGTTGTTTGTACAGCTGTTCCAGCTCGCTGGCGTCGCCCCGGTACCAGATTTGATTCCGAATAACCGACGCCTGGAAGCTGAGTGGCTCCTGAATCACAATATTATTGCCGGCTGCCGGCTGGATCTGCAGCCAATTCCTTACCATGCTTTTCACCTTCTCTCCGAATTTACTCATCTATTTTCACACTCCCAATAAGATGTTTGAACGGCAACCAGCTGTACTGATCGGCATTGATCGTGTGATCGTTGCCGTCCTCCGGAACATTGTCCTTATCCTCGTCCCAGCTGTAAGCGTTGAGCTCATCGATCTCTGGCCGGCAGTATTCCTGCACCAGAAGGAAGTCGCCGTGTGCCATCCAGCCGACCTGCAGGTTGATACGATCAATGATCTGTGTCTTTTTCCATGCCGGCACAAAGTCATATATGCTGCCGTGCTGGCGCTTGTACTTTTGGCATTCAATAATGGTTGCCTGGTCCGCGCTGTCAATGTACACTGTACGCGCGAACAAGCCCCACAGCGCCCTGTGCTTTTCGAGGAACGCTATCAACAGGGGCGGAATATCTGATGGCGCCAAGGGTGTTGTGCGGCCCTGGTTGCTGAGGACCTGCACGGCCAGCGTTATCTTTCTGCGGTCCGTTGTGATCCCGGTAAAAGTAAAAGCGAAGGTGTCGGACGACTTCTGGCTGTAGGAAGTATCCACGCCGGCCGATGTCTGAGCAAACTTCACTTTTCCGTCCTTTATCTGCTCCAGGAGATCCGCGGCATGAATCAGGTTGCTGTCCTGAAGGTTGAATACCAGACCGGTGGAGCGGCCGCGCAGGCCCTTGATCTTGTTTTTCCAGAGCTTGGTTCCCGGAGCGACGCCGGCGAGCAGCTGCTCACGCTTTTCTGGCGTAAGGGTGGGATTGTCGTCAAACGTAAAATACCAATGCACCCAACCAGGCATTGGCGGCTG
Above is a window of Faecalispora anaeroviscerum DNA encoding:
- a CDS encoding head-tail connector protein — encoded protein: MAAGALRYLTAEEYKALNSDGTATENDLLLAEYDVDSLTFNRIRGAGGITGLTELQQELVKRAVAQQADFRHEYADLLNNPLSSYGINGVSMAWDKSVLVQQSGVFTTNAVISLLRQTGMTYRGLERRRYM
- a CDS encoding capsid protein — encoded protein: MAVYDYAEMFARQLAQKYERELCSDALTKSNPGVQFINAQTIKLPRMTLSGYKDHTRTPGFNAGTMSNDWEPKKLAHDRDVEFFIDPMDIDETNLVMSVANIQNTFEEEQSIPEKDSYRYSKLHAELTTYSGSIDSTALTVQNLLEIFDAQMEAMDEDGVPEEGRIMYATPTVRKLLKEAEGIQRTLSVTTPSTINRKVHSLDDVAIKSVPSARMKTKYDFTDGCVPATDAKQINFILLHPSAVICRDKYSYIKLFTPGTDSRTADGYLYQNRNYGDLFLIERKAAGVAMNVHA
- a CDS encoding terminase large subunit domain-containing protein, coding for MKGFPLSQKYQEFMKCRAKLEVLEGTTYAGKTTVGVVKFLFRVAESKQRAHIMAGNDLGTLEKNVITKDSGLLDVFGSLLSYYPGGGKGVTMPHLRYRVAGGDKIIYVLGYDNKARWKKALGGQYGCVYIDEANIADMDFVREVSIRYDYMMMTLNPDDPNLPIYKEYINRCRPLPRWATGTPKELLKQLDQPPMPGWVHWYFTFDDNPTLTPEKREQLLAGVAPGTKLWKNKIKGLRGRSTGLVFNLQDSNLIHAADLLEQIKDGKVKFAQTSAGVDTSYSQKSSDTFAFTFTGITTDRRKITLAVQVLSNQGRTTPLAPSDIPPLLIAFLEKHRALWGLFARTVYIDSADQATIIECQKYKRQHGSIYDFVPAWKKTQIIDRINLQVGWMAHGDFLLVQEYCRPEIDELNAYSWDEDKDNVPEDGNDHTINADQYSWLPFKHLIGSVKIDE
- a CDS encoding capsid protein; the protein is MSKFGEKVKSMVRNWLQIQPAAGNNIVIQEPLSFQASVIRNQIWYRGDASELEQLYKQLGAQDPTNAARWWAAVPGNNLKLRKIHSGLPAILVDTLAYLVKSDMDDITFKGDTGKEIWEGLQEELDFEEIVGKGIVGALKSGDGAWKISVDPQASDNPIVEFYEADRVEYIKKHGHVVGIRFWTDYPGKYKIYRLCETYCKGSVSYRLYDGENEVGLNSAPELADLKPVQFDGAFMMAVPIKVFESAKYPGRGKAIYEGKLDSFDALDEVISQWWDAIRAGRVKKYIPEDLVPSDVKTGEKQQLNDFGSEYIKTGTDAHEDAVSKIETIQPEIRYEAFLASYTAALDMCLQGIVSPATLGIDVGKMSSADAQREKKDVTGYTRNTITGVLEKTLPQLICAILMTYDVMQKRTPGTYEPAVEFGEYGAPSFDSRVEIVNKAATSSTMSVETQVDEMWGNSKDNKWKAAEVIRIKQLRGIEIVDEPPKVGDELQAGGEA
- a CDS encoding phage minor capsid protein, yielding MLSWRDIADLFVEIEQRLVASLKRNLAGHKAWEHEEGFRWSAWQAEKLKNIESFRQENRAIVSEYTDAIDTDTRTLMAEQFAEGKERVSREAAAAAQAWSGRGPDAWRQRGDPVTQRAWNPPKPEPEKPSEDMFFGVNDKRLENLMQDMHDAEKKAQTAALRMMDDVYRRTISQAATAMAAGATTLPQAIDMAVQDFLKAGINCIEYSNGARVNIADYVQMALRTAATRSFLQGEAKRRAELGIDTVLVSQYGACSKTCLPWQGRVYIDDVWGEFTGQIKSGRGLSSNGNWYPLLSVAVKAGLFHPNCRHTVSTWFDGISRLPDPMDTAKINENSELEQRQRAMERKIRECKRMSEGLQDPAQAKEYKRKTSEAQKELREFIAEHSDVLRRDYWREKIYI